The genomic region ATATCCCTCTGGATTCGCCATACCAAAGTTACGGTATTTACGCTCTTTAGTATTTCGTCCTTTTTGTTGACCTATAAACATCACCGTTTTCCCGTCTAAAGAACCAAATCCACCAACCATTGCTTTATCATCTTTTACATTACGATCACCATGTAATTCGATAAACTCTCCTTTAGTAATCGCATTAATATAATCTAAAGTATATGGACGTTGTTGATGACGACTTACCTGAACTCTCTGCCAAGGCGTTAAATTGGCATACAACTCTTTTGTCGTATCCTCTAATTTTTGAGAAAGTTCTTCAAGAGTAGCTGAAACATCTACTTTACCTTTCTCTCCTACTTCTTTTGTCTTATCTATTTGCTCTTGAATCTCCTCTAACGGCTTTTCAAAATCTAAGTATATTTTTTCTTCCATTATCGTCTGTATTTTATCAAATCATATAAAATGACTCGAATGCACAAAATTAACAATTCTTTCGGTAGGACAAACACTTGTTGATAAAAAGTAAAAGGATTGTTTTAAAAACTTACAATTACATTATTTCTTTTAACTTTATAGTTCCTTATTATACCTGCCAATGGGAAGAAAAACTGTAGATAAAAAAAGATATGTAGATAAAGCTGTTAAAGATCGATACACAGTAAAATTAATGGTTTATTTTCAAAATAACGGGCTAACGAATGCTTCAATGTCTGAATTGGCAAAAGAGCTAGGTATTAGTAAAACTACACTATACAATCATTTTAAAAGTAAAGAAGAAATGGTTGAAGAGGCCGTAAAATACAAATTAAAAGTTATTGGAGAATACCAATCCGTTATTGAAAACATAACCCTGCCCTATACTGAACGCTACAGAAAATCAATGCTCTTTTTTTGTGTTCAAACTTTCGATATTTCTTCTTTAATTTTAAGTCAATTAGAAACAGATTATCCCTCTGTATGGAAAAGAGTTCAAGTATTCATACGGAATGTAATGCTAGATTTAATTAGTTACTACGAAATAGGTATTGATATTGGCGTATTTAAAAAAGATGCTAACCCACTGTTATTGAGTTTAAATGATCAACAATTTTTTGATCTATTAGCCAATAAGAATTTTTTAAAAGATAACAACATTAAAGTCTTAGATGCTTTTAACCATCACTACAGCATCAAGTTTAATGGTTTAATTATTGGGTAACTTAAATGAAAAAAGGAGAAGTAAATACTTCTCCTTTTCTTTTATTTCAGCACATTGACATGCCCCATTTTTTCTACAGTTTGATTCGTTACATTTGAATAGTAACTTATTTTCCATACATAAACTCCTGTCTTTACATTTTTGTTATTGTGTAAACCATCCCATCCTTTAGATGGTTGATGTGCTTCATATATTAACTGTCCCCATCTGTTAAAGACATAAAAGTTATAATCTTTCGCTTCTATCCCCCTATCAACAGGATAAAACACATCGTTTTTACCATCTCCATTTGGTGTAAATGAGTTAGGTATATAAATATGTTCTGCCTCTCCAACTTCAATTGCTTTAATTATCGTATCTGAACATCCCTCTTCATTTTGTACAATTTGAACAACTTCATAGGTACCAGCGTTAGTATACCAGTACAATGGATTTAAAGAATCTGATGACATACCATCTCCAAAATCATAACTTACTGATGAAGCGCCAACTGACTCATCTGTAAATTGGAGTTCTAACAACTCCATAATCTCTTCTTCCGGCTCATAGCTAAAATTAGCAATTGGTAATTCATTAACCGTAATTGAACTTTGAACGTCTGAAGTATCTCTACAACCTCTGTCTGTCGTCACCACTAAATTAATAGCATAAACTCCTGTATCAGGGAAACAGAACACCCCCTCAAAATCTTGAGTCACTTCTTGGTTAATTCCATTAATAATCCATTCATAACCTGTAATATAATAAGGGCTTTGGACATACGACATATTAGTAGCTGTAACACATTTTTCTAAACAAACTCTATTTTCTACAGTAAAACTGGCTGTTGGTATTGTATAATTACTTAACATCACCGTATCACTAGAGGTCGGACAAACACCGTTTGATAATGTCCAGATCAACTGATAAGCCCCTTCTTGGAAGTTTGATGCAGTAGCATTATAATCTACATCATCATAAAATAATATCTGCGTTGGATTTCCATAATTATTATCGATAGACCAAACTCCTGTAGCTGTTCCTTGAGGTTCATTACCCTCCAATACAGTTGTAAATTGCTCACAAATTATCTGATCAACTCCTGCATCAGCAATTGGCTGATCATATATGGTAATCACAACGGTATCTGTTGCTGGTGTACAAGTTCCATTACTCACGGTCCATACTAGTTGATACGTCCCCTCTTGGAGGTTATTAATATCTGTATCAAATTGTGTAGCATCTATAAATGTGACTGCACTTGGTTGTACATGAGAAGCATCTTCACTCCACATTCCGGTTGCGGTTCCTTGAGGAACATTTCCTGCTAACGTTGTCGTATAGATATTACATAAATCTTGATCTACTCCTGCATCAGCTGTTGGTTGGTCATAAACTCTTATCACAACGGTATCTGTTGCTGGTGTACAGGTTCCATTACTCACGGTCCATACCAGTTGATATGTTCCTTCTTGGAGATTATTAATATCAGTATCAAACTGTGTCGCATCTGTAAATGTAACTGCACTTGGTTGTACATGGGAAGCATCTTCACTCCACATTCCGGTTGCGGTTCCTAGAGGTTGATTTCCTGCTAACGTTGTGGTATAGACATTACATAAATCCTGATCTACTCCTGCATCAGCTGTTGGTTGGTCATAAACTCTTATCACAACGGTATCTGTTGATGGTGTACAAGTTCCATTGCTAACGGTCCATACTAGTTGATATGTTCCTTCTTGGAGGTTATTAATATCAGTATCAAACTGTGTAGCATCTGTAAATGTAACTGCACTTGGTTGTACATGAGAAGCATCTTCACTCCACATTCCTGTTGCTGTTCCTTGAGGAACATTTCCTGCTAACGTTGTGGTATAGGTATTACATAAATCTTGATCTACTCCAGCGTCAGCTGTTGGTTGGTCATAAACTCTTATCACAACGGTATCTGTTGCTGGTGTACAAGTTCCATTGCTCACGGTCCATACTAGTTGATATGTTCCTTCTTGGAGGTTATTAATATCAGTATCAAACTGTGTAGCAT from Flavobacteriales bacterium harbors:
- a CDS encoding TetR/AcrR family transcriptional regulator, producing MGRKTVDKKRYVDKAVKDRYTVKLMVYFQNNGLTNASMSELAKELGISKTTLYNHFKSKEEMVEEAVKYKLKVIGEYQSVIENITLPYTERYRKSMLFFCVQTFDISSLILSQLETDYPSVWKRVQVFIRNVMLDLISYYEIGIDIGVFKKDANPLLLSLNDQQFFDLLANKNFLKDNNIKVLDAFNHHYSIKFNGLIIG
- a CDS encoding gliding motility-associated C-terminal domain-containing protein, which codes for TATGMWSEDASHVQPSAVTFTDATQFDTDINNLQEGTYQLVWTVSNGTCTPATDTMVINVYDQPTADAGVDQDLCNIYTTTLAGNTPQGTATGMWSEDASHVQPSAVTFTNATQFDTDINNLQEGTYQLVWTVSNGTCTPATDTVVIRVYDQPTADAGVDQDLCNTYTTTLAGNVPQGTATGMWSEDASHVQPSAVTFTDATQFDTDINNLQEGTYQLVWTVSNGTCTPSTDTVVIRVYDQPTADAGVDQDLCNVYTTTLAGNQPLGTATGMWSEDASHVQPSAVTFTDATQFDTDINNLQEGTYQLVWTVSNGTCTPATDTVVIRVYDQPTADAGVDQDLCNIYTTTLAGNVPQGTATGMWSEDASHVQPSAVTFIDATQFDTDINNLQEGTYQLVWTVSNGTCTPATDTVVITIYDQPIADAGVDQIICEQFTTVLEGNEPQGTATGVWSIDNNYGNPTQILFYDDVDYNATASNFQEGAYQLIWTLSNGVCPTSSDTVMLSNYTIPTASFTVENRVCLEKCVTATNMSYVQSPYYITGYEWIINGINQEVTQDFEGVFCFPDTGVYAINLVVTTDRGCRDTSDVQSSITVNELPIANFSYEPEEEIMELLELQFTDESVGASSVSYDFGDGMSSDSLNPLYWYTNAGTYEVVQIVQNEEGCSDTIIKAIEVGEAEHIYIPNSFTPNGDGKNDVFYPVDRGIEAKDYNFYVFNRWGQLIYEAHQPSKGWDGLHNNKNVKTGVYVWKISYYSNVTNQTVEKMGHVNVLK